The Geothrix sp. DNA segment GCAGGCGGTGGCCCTCCTGCGAGAGATGGGACAATAGCTCTGCCATGGACCTGATTTACCTCGACCACAACGCCACGACGGCGCTCGACTCCGAGGCCTTCGAGGCCATGCGGCCCTGGTTCACGGAGCGCTTCGGCAATGCCAGCGCGGCCTATGCGCTGGGACACCTGTCGGATGGCGCGGTGGTGGCGGCGCGGGAGCAGGCGGCGGCCCTGGTGGGCTGCACGCCGGCCGAGGTCGTCTTCACCAGTGGTGGTACCGAGAGCCTGAACCATGCGGTGAAGGGGGTCTGGGAGGCCCTTCCCGCGAAGCGGCACCTGGTCACCACCGCCGTGGAGCACCCTGCGCTGCGGGCCCTGGTGGTGTGGTGGAAGGGGCAGGGCGGCGAGATCACGGATGTGGGCGTGGATGGTGAGGGCCGACTCGACTTGGCTGCCCTGGAGGCCGCTGTGCGGCCGGACACCGCCCTGGTGGCCATCATGGCCGCCAACAACGAGACCGGCGTGTTGTTTCCCGTGGCGGAGGCGGCCCGCATCGCCAAGGCCCGGGGGGCGCTCTTCCTGGTGGATGCGACGCAGGCCGCCGGGAAGATCCCGGTGGATGCCGTGGCCTGGGGCGCGGACCTGCTCTGCCTCAGCGGCCACAAGTTCCACGGGCCCAAGGGTACGGGGCTGCTCATGATCCGCCGCGGCGTGCGACTGAAGCCGCTGATGCTGGGTGGCTCTCAGGAGCGTGGGCGCCGGGGCGGCACCGAGAACGTGCCGGGCATCGTGGGGCTCGGCAAGGCAGCCGAACGGGCTCGCCTCGGCCTGCCACGCATGGAGCGGGTCCGCCAGCTGCGGGATGGCCTGGAAGCGCGCCTGGGAGAGGACATCCCGGAGCTCCGGATCCACGGCGGAGGCGCGTCCCGTCTGCCCAATACCAGCCTGGTGGGGTTCGCGGGCCTCGAAGGCGAGGCCCTCCAGCTCAGGCTCGGGGAACACGGCATCTGCGTGTCCACTGGCAGCGCCTGCAGTACCGGCATGCGTGAACCCAGCCACGTGCTCCGGGCCATGCAGGTGCCGGAGGCCTATGCCATCGGCACCGTGCGTTTCAGCCTGGGACGCGACACCACGGAGGGGGAACTGGCCATGGTCCTCGACCTTCTGCCGGGACTGGTCCTCGCGCTCCGGGAAAACTGGAGTTTCAAGGGACATAGACGGTAATTGCCCAGTATGATCCAGGAAGCGATTGCTTTTTTGGATCTTCCAGGGCGGTTATTTCCCGGGCCACTTGCCTTGGGAATAAAGCTCCGTAGTCGTCGGCGGAAGGGGAATGTCATGGCCATCGAACGCCTGAGGCGCTTCGCGCAAAGCCTCCGCCCAGGCAGGTCCAAGGCGATGACACCCTGGCGCACACCCGTGACGCTGGATCGGGGCAGCATCGGGGAGGCCTGCATGGCCCTGGACGGACATGGCCTCGGGGCGGCGCTGTGGGAGAGCAGCGGCCGACTCTGGACCATGCCCATCGGCCCCCAGTCCGCTCCGGCGCTGGTACGGCTCCCCTTGGGTGCGGGCACGACCCCGCGGATCCTCCTGAACCCGGAAGGGCGCGGGCTCGCCCTCTGGCAGGCTTTGGCGGGGGAGGAGCGGCAGCTCCTCGGCAAGATCCTGGGCGGTGGTGAAGGGGAATCCCATGTCCTGTTCAGGACCGCGGGCCTGGTCTACCACCTCCAGGCTGCCGTGGACCGGCGCGGCAATGCCCTGGTGGTGTGGCTCCTGGAGACGGACGGGCGCTACGAGGTGATGGCGCAATCCTTCGATACCCGCGGCCAAGTCTGGGAACAGGCCCCGACGATCTTGGGCATTCCCAACGCCGCGATGGTGGAACCCCGCCTGGCCGTGAACCACCGCGAGCACGCCATGGTGCTCTGGGAAGTCGAAGGAAGTGGCCAGGAGGGGCTTGTGGCCAGCCACTACTGGCCCTCCGACCGCATCTGGTCCGACCGCCCCGTGTCCGTGGTATCCCATGCCACCCGCCATCACCAGGTGGTCATGGACAACCTGGGGAATGCCCTGGCGCTCTGGATCCATGCCCCCCGCGGTCAGCGGAGCAGCCTCGAGGCCAGCTACTACGACGGACAACGCTGTGAATGGGGGGCGCCCGAGGTCCTCAGCACGGCCCAGACCTTCACCCATCCAAGGCTCGTGATGAACGGCGAGGGGGAGGCGCTGGCCGCATGGTGCCAGGCGGAGGGCCACGGCGCCTCGCGCCTGATCAGCAAGGCCTTTGCTAGGGGAAACTGGGAGACAGGGGTGGAGTGCCTGGAACTGGGCCATGCCCCTGTGCGGGAATTCAGCGTCGACTTGGGGCCCGAAGGACAGGCCGGACTGATCGCCGTGCATCATGGGACCAATGGCGACTGGGTTTCCGCGCGGTTGCGCCATGGTTCCTGGGGAGAGGCCTTCACCCTGGCGCCCGCATCCGCTCAGCTCTGCGCCCTTCCCCAGATCCGGCTCTGTCCGCAGGGGGCCTCCGCGATCTGGGTCCAGGGCACGGGTCGGGAGGGGAACCTGATGCTGGTGGAAACGTGGTGATCCGGTTCCCTCTGGACGCTAGCCCAGGAGCTGCCGAGCGTAGTGCTCGACGGCGTAGGGGAGCCACCGGTGCCCCGGCACGTCGCGGCTGAGATAGCCCATGTGGCCGCCATGGGCCTCGAGGTGGAGATGCACGTGGCTGGAGGGTCCCGGTTCGAGGGCGTGCCGCCAGGGGATGAAGGGATCGTCCTTGGCCATGAGGATCACCGTGGGCACGGTGATCTTCGGCAAGTGGGGCCGCGCCGAGCAGCGGGCGTAGTAGTCATCGGCGTTTAGGAAGCCGCCCGCCTTGGTCGTGTAGGCCTCGTCGAATTCGCGGAGGCTCATGAGAGGCCAGGTCCGGTAGGCAGCGGGGATGAGGCCATCCTCCACACGCTGCTGGATGGCCTGGCGGCAGCGCCGGATGAAGCGGAGTTCGTAGAGGCGGCTCAGGCCGCCGTGGATGGACTCCGCACAGGCGCCCAGGTCCACGGGCGGGTTCACGGCGATGGCGGCATCGGGGGCCGCGGCTGGTTGCGGCAGGCCCCCGCCCAGGTTCAGCAGCAGGGCATTGGCGGAGAGGGAGTAGCCGATGGCCAGCTGACGCAGGCCAGGGTGACGCTGGCGGGCCGCGGCGAAAACGGCGCCCAGATCGTCGCCGGAGCCGCTGTGGTAGGGTCTCCGGGCCAGGCCGCGGCCCGCGCCACAGCCCCGGTGGTTCACGGTCCAGACGTGGTGGCCCAGATGGCGGGCCAGGGCCACTGTGCGTCGCACGTAGTGGGCTTGGTCGTCTCCCCCCAGGCCATGGAAGACCAGCGTCAGGATCGGCTCCTCGCCGGGGTAGTGGCGTGCCGCGAGCTGGTCCCCGTCCGGCAGTGCGATGTGCAGTGGCACGGAGGGATGGTTGGGCGATTCCCCCGGCAGGTAGTTGCCCAGGATCGTCTGCAGGTGGCCCGAGGCCGCCCACCAGGGGGGGCGGCAGGGCAGGGGCGGTGGGGCGAGCTGGAGCATCCTTCCAGTGTGCCCCACGCGGCGGTCACTCCTTGCGCTTGTAGACGAGCTTGTAGCTGAACGGATTGTCCAGTTTGGGATGGGTGTAGGTCACCTGCAGGGCCAGGGAGCTTCCGTCCTTCCGCATGGAATAGACATGCTTCAGCACGTAGCTCTCCCCGGCGAGGGTCTGGACGAGGGTCGGCCCCTGGCCGCTGAGCGAGACCTTGAATGCCTCGCCATCGCTGCGCTTCCAGGATTCCTCGGTGCCGTCGAAGGGCGTGTCGATGGAGCGTTCCTTGTCCAGGGTCACGGAGAAGGTGCTCCCGGCCAGGATGTCGAGTTGGCCATAGCTGCGGCAGGCGGACTGGAGCTTCTTCTTCCAGACCAGCTTGAGGGCGAAGTTCAGGTCCTTGAGGTGGGTCTCGATCTGCTCGTCGATCTTGTCACTTTGTGAAGCATGCAAGGTCCATTCACCGTCCCAGTCAACCTTGCCTTCCTTGGCGGTCTCGACCTTGGCGGGCGCCGGTCTGGCCTTCTGGGCGCAGACGGGAAGGGCCAGGAGACAAGGCAGCAGCAGGGTCAGGGCGCGCATGGGGACCTCCAGAAGGAGCCTACGCCCGCCCACGTACTTCTGGAAGTTTTGAAACCATTCCATGTGATCGGCGCAACAAAGAGGCTGATTGATGACCTTCCAGGGAAGATCGCGTGATGCGAGGTGTAAGCTGATGGCGTTCAGCCCACAGACAGGGCACTCAAACCAAGGAGTGTGGCCATGAAGAAACAGGAAGCCCTCGATTACCATTCGATGGGACGGAAGGGGAAGATCGAGGTCATCGCCACGAAGCCCTGCTCCACCGCCCGCGATCTCTCCCTGGCCTATTCCCCCGGCGTGGCGGAGCCCTGCCTGGCCATCGAGAAGGACCCGGAGCTGGCCTATGAGTACACCGCCAAGGGCAATCTGGTGGCCGTGCTCTCCAACGGCACGGCCGTGCTGGGCCTCGGCAACCTCGGAGCCCTGGCGGGCAAGCCCGTCATGGAAGGCAAGGGCGTGCTGTTCAAGCGCTTCGCCGACATCGACGTGTTCGACATCGAAGTGGATGAGACCGACATCGATCGCTTCTGCCAGGTGGCCCGCGCCCTCGAACCCACCTTCGGTGGCATCAACCTTGAGGACATCAAGGCCCCTGAGTGCTTCGAGATCGAGACCCGCCTGAAGAAGGAAATGAACATCCCCGTCTTCCATGACGACCAGCACGGCACGGCCATCATCAGCACCGCCGCGCTGATGAACGCCTGCGAGATCACCGGCAAGAAGATGCCCGACTTGAAGGTGGTGTTCTCCGGCGCCGGCGCTTCCGCCATCGCCTGCGCGAACATGATGATCGAGGCCGGCGTCAAGCTGGAGAACCTCTGGCTCTGCGACACCAAGGGCCTGGTCTACACCGGCCGGACGGAAGGCAACAACAAGTACAAGGACAAGTTCGCCAAGCCCAGCGAGTGGCGCACCCTGGCCGACACCATCAAGGATGCGGACGTGTTCGTGGGCTGCTCCAGCAAGGGCGCCCTGACGCCCGAGATGCTGCTGAGCATGGCCAAGAACCCCATCGTCTTCGCCCTGGCGAACCCCGATCCCGAGATCGACTATCCCACCGCCATGGCCACCCGGAAGGACATCATCCTGGCCACGGGCCGCAGCGACTACCCGAATCAGGTGAATAACGTCCTGGGCTTCCCCTTCATCTTCCGCGGGGCGCTCGACGTGCGCGCCTCCGAGATCAACGAGCCCATGAAGATCGCCGCTGCCAAGGCCCTGGCCGCCCTGGCCCGGCAGGAAGTCCCTGAAAGTGTGTCGCGGGCCTATGCGGGCCAGAAGTTCAGCTTCGGCCCCGAATACATCATTCCCAAGCCCTTCGATCCCCGCGTGCTGCTGTGGGTGGCTCCCGCCGTGGCCCAGGCGGCCATGGATACGGGCGTGGCCCGGAAGCCCATCGCCGACATGAAGGCCTACATCGAGCGCCTCGAGGGCCTCCAGGGCCGCAGCAAGGACGTGATCCGCAGCGTGGTCCACCGCGCCAAGGAGAACCCCAAGCGCGTGGTCTTCCCCGAGGGCGATCACCCGCTGATCCTCCAGGCCGTCTCCCAGATGGTGGACGAGGGCATCTGCATCCCCATCCTGCTGGGCGAGCCCGCCAAGATCCAGGCCGTGGCCGCCGATCACGGCATCGGCATCGAAGGCATCGAGATCCTCGATCCCGGCACCGTGGCCTGGCGCCAGGAAGCCGAAGAGGCCTTCTTCGACCTGCGGAAGCGCCGCGGCGTCACCCGCACGGAAGCCAAGCGCCAGATCCGCCGCCGCATCTACTTCGGCGCCATGATGTGCCGCATGGGCAAGGCCGATGGCATGATCGCCGGGCTCACGATGTACTATCCCGACACCATCCGCCCCTGCCTCGAAGTCATCGGCACCCGCAAGGGCGTGAAGAAGGTGTGCGGCGTCTACACCATGGTGCTGAAGAACCGCGTGCTGTTCTTCTCCGACACCACCATGAACATCGAGCCCACGGGCGAGGAACTGGCCGAGATCGCCATGCTCACCTCGGACCTGGTGAAGGACACCTTCAACATGGAACCCAAGGTGGCCATGCTCTCCTTCTCCAGCTTCGGCAGCGTGGAACATCCCCTGGTCCGCAAGGTCCAGAAGGCCGTCGAGATCGTGAAGGCCACCCGCCCCGAGCTGAAGTGCGATGGCGAGATGCAGGCTGACACGGCTCTGGGCGAAGGCATCCTGGCCGAGAACTACCCCTGGGTGGACCTGCCGGGCGGCCCGAACGTGCTGATCTTCCCAGACCTCACCAGCGGCAACATCGGCTACAAGCTGGTGCAGCGGCTGGCGGGCGCCGAGGTGATCGGCCCCATCACCTGCGGCATGGCCGCTCCGGTGCACGTCCTGCAGCGGCACAGCGACCTGAATGACATCATCCACCTCACGGCGCTTACCGTCGTCGAGGCGCAGCAGAAGCAGAAGTAGGCCGTTGGAATACCTGCAGCGGGGGCCGGTGGCCCCCGCTGCTCGTTCAGGGCCGTGCGGGGAGTGGCTGCAGCAGCTGGTGCACCGCCGCTTCGATGCTGAGGGGCCGGCCATCGGAACCCTTCTCCCGGTGGTCCAGGTTCGCCTCCCCCTGCCAGACCTGAAGACCGGATCTGCGGTCCTGGATCTGCACGATGACCACAAAGTTCCCCTTGGATCCTCCGTCCCGTCCGCCGGCGGGGTCGCCGCCGCCGTCCGGCCCCCCCCTGCCGCCTCCGCGGTGCCCTTCGCCTCCTCCGGACCGGGGAGAGCCCTTGGCGCCGTGGTTCCCGCCACCGTCCGGGCGACCGCCGGTCAGGACATAGACGGCCACCCAGAGGTCGGCTTCCGCCGCCGGGGCGGACCGGTACTTCCTGCCCTCCAACTCGGCGCACACGGCGCGGAGGTGGAGCTCGGGATTCAGCGGCCGCATCCCTTCACGGATGAGGATCCGATCCTTCCGGGGATCGGGGGCCATGGTCGCGTAGGACCTGGCCTGGAAGGCAGGGTCCACGTCATAGGCGAACTTGGGTGAGGCACATCCCAGGGCGGCCATGGCCATGAGGATGGGTAAGCTCCAGGGCATCAGGGATCGCATGCCTGAAGGATGCCTCAACGGGGGGCGGCGTTCCTCAGGATTGTTCGATCTGCGCGAGCCAGGCCTGGATTTCGGGATCGGGGTCGGGGCTCAGACGCAGGGCCTCCCGGAGGTCCAGCAGGGCCGGTCCCGGCTCGTCGCGCTGGAGGTGGATGAAGGCCCGTTCCTTGTGGGCCCTGGGATTCCCGGGGTCGAGCAGGATGAGGTGGGTGGCCGTCCACAGCGCCTCCTCCCAGTCCTCGGCATGCATGAACCGCAGGTGGAGGTTCCGCACCAGTCGGACGAGGGTGGCGCGGTTGGTGGCGGGGTGGAGCATGTCCCGGTGGAAGGCCACTCGGCCTGCCGTGGCCGACTGCACCAGCTCGGCACCGCGCTCTTCGCCCACGGCGCGGCCCTTGTGGAACGGATCGAAGCAGAGCAGTCCGAAGTCCGTGCGCAGGGCGGCGATGTAGTGTCCGGGCAGGCCCACGCCCACGGCATCGAAACCCATGCGACGGGCCAGGTCCACCCACAGGATGGAGAGGGAGATGGGCAGCCCCTTCCGGCGGGCGATGACCGCGGGCAACAGGGCGTTGAGCGGGTCATCGTAGGTGTCGCGGTCCCCGTCGAAGCCCAGCTCCTCGAACAGCAGGTGGTTCAGGGCGTCGATGGCCTTGTGCGTGTTCCAGGGCAGGGGCATGCGCCCAGCGAGGGTGAAGGCCCACTCGTTGAGCTGCATGGACACCTGGTCGGGGTCCGGGTCGTCGAGGGCAGGAGCCACCGCATGCACGGCCCCTTCGGCCAGGTTCCGGCAATCCGGATCCTCACGGAGGTAGTCGAGCAGCGACATCAGGCGCGCCGGCGGATCACCGAGCGCCCCACCAGCGCCAGGGCCACGAGGCCGAGGGCACCCCAGACCCAGCCCTGCCAGGAACTGGTTGCAGCCTGGATCTTGCGCGCCTCTTCAACCTTGCGGGCGTTCTCCTCGATGGACAGCTTGGATTGGGCCTCCCGGGCCTCCTTCACAGCCTTGTCCGCGGATTCCCGGGAGGCCTTGAGCTCCTTGGCCGCCGCCTCCTGCTCCTCTTCCGCTCCCAGGACGGCCACCTTCTTGGGCGGAACGGCCGGTGGACCGAAACTCGCCGGAACGGCCTCGCCTTCATCCTGGTAGTCCGCCGGAGACTGGCTGTTCTCGATGGATTCCGTGAGTGCCTGGATGTCCTCGCGCAGCCCCAGCAGCACCTGATTCTGACGGTGGAGCTGGGCGCCCTGGATCCAGAGCAGCCCCAACTGGAGGGCCAGGAAGGTGGGGATGATCCATCGGAGAGAAGAGCGCTTCATCAGGCCTCCCTCCCTAGGATAAACAGGGTCCGGTCATCGCGGTTCTGGGTATCGAAGGCGGCGACGTCATGGAAGACCGCCTCGCAGGCGGCGCGGGGGCTTCCCGTCCCCCACAACCGCCGCAGCTGGGAACTGAGCCGGCCCAGGCCGTAGAGTTCGCCCTCCCGATTCATGGCTTCGGATAGCCCGTCACTGTAGAGCACCATCCACCCCCTGGGGGGGAGTACCCCTTCGATGACCTGCCAGTCGCCAGGCCCGGCGGGCCGCAGCCCCAGGCCGCGGCCGTGGGGAAGCACCTCGCGGGGGCCCTCTTCGCCCGATTCCTCGAGCACCAGAGCTCCCGGATGGCCGGCCCGGGCGAGCCGATAGTTCCCGGCCTCGTCCCATTCCAGCAGGATGAGCGTGAGGAACCCCCGGTGGCCGAGCAGCTGCCTCAGGGTGAGGTCAAGCGAACAAAGGATCTCCTCCAGTTTCTGATTTTCCGTCTGAGCGGCCTGTTCGAGCAGGGCCGTGGCCTGGGCCATGTAGAGGGCGGCGGCGAGGCCCTTGCCGCAGATGTCGCCCACGGCAGCGAGCCAGGTGCCGCTGGGTCGGCGCTTGACGAAGAGCAGGTCCCCGCCGGTCTCCAGGGCCGGCTCGAGGCGCAGGGCCACGTGGAAGCCCGGGATGGGCGGCACGTGGGAGGTGACCAGGCCCTCCTGGATGCGGCGGGCCGTCTCCAGCTCCTGGCTCAGGCGCTCCTGGACCACCAGCCGCTGGTGCATCACGGCGGTCTCGAGGACCTGCCCCGCAGCCAGGGCCACTTCGCGCAGCAACTCGCGATCCTCCCGGCCGTAGTTCAGCTCGGCGTATTTCCCCCCCAGGAGCACGACGCTGTGGGGCGTGTCACCGGCGAGGATGAGCAGCAGCAGCTGGGCTTCGAGGGCATCCACGTGGGCCCGGGCCGTGCCGCCCTGGTCGCGGATCCAGTCCGCCTCCTCGCTGCCGAGGCCCAGCACCAGCTCGCGGTTCTCCCGGGCCAGACGGAGGAGGCCCGGGGGGATCCGGAGGGGTTGGGGGGGGAAGTAGATCCGGCGATCCTCCCGATCCGAGGCCTCGGCCGCAGGCAGCAGGATCTGGCGATCCTCGATGCGCAGGATCTCGAGCAGCTGGGGCTGGAAGGCTTCGCCGAGGGCCCGGCGGAGGGACTTGACCAGGGCCTCCTCGCTGAAGCGCTTCCTGGGTTCGCGTACCGCGCTGAGGGCGATGTCCCGGGTGCTGGAGAAGTCGCGCCGGAAGCGGCGGCGGATGCCCTTCAGCAGGCGCCGCAGGGCCCAGCCGAGGGGCAGGGCGAGGATGCCGATGAGGGCCCCGGCCCAGCCTGGGGGGATGGCGGAGAGGTGCGAGAAGGCCCAGGCCAGGCCACCGAGGTAGGCGGCCACCGTGAGGGCCAGGATGGCCATGTAGCTCACCCAGCGCAGCAGCACCTTCTGCACGTCGAAGAGCCCGTGGCGGAAGATGGCGTAGGCGAAGCTGATGGGAATGAGCGGGGCCGGCAGGATGAAGATGAAGATCTGCCGGCGGAAGAGGAGGCTGTTCCCGTACTTGGCCTGGAGGATCGTCCAGGCCAGCAGGTCGAGGCAGATGGCCGCCGTCACGATCAGGGAGGGCAGGAGGGCCCTCCGGAGCCGCTCGGGTGCCTTGAACGCCCCCGCGATGAAGAACCCGAGGCCGGTGAGCGCAGCGGCAATGTAGAGAGGGGTGGCCACGATCCCGAAGGCATTGAGCAGCAGCTTCAGCAGACCGTCCGGCGGCGTGCCGGCAACGGTTTTCAGGACGCCATCACCGGCGATCGCCCAGAAGCGGACCAGCACCTGTACCAGGGCCAGCAGGGCGAAGGTCCCGTAGACGGCCTGGAGGACGCGTCGGTGCCTCCGCCATTCCGAAGGGTGCGGGAAGCGCAGGAAGAAGTGGATCCAGAGCGGGGGCAGGAGTGCCGAGGCGATCCCGGCCATGAGCGTCACCAGCACCAGCATGACCAGGGGCGGGTTGCCGGAGATGGCCGCTCCCGACATCAGCAGGGCCGTGGCCGCCAGGTAGAAGAAGTGGCGCGAGGATTTCCGTTCCGGGGCGGAGAGCACCACCAGCAGGCTCACGGCCCAGGCGAGGATGCCGTTCGCCAGGAGGGCCAGCTGCACCCAGTCCAGGGGCTTCACCAATCGCACCGGCAGGAGGATCTGGCGCCCCTGGCGTTTCACCGTGTAGATGAGGATCGCCCCTTCGGGCTTTCCGTTGATGAAGCGCTGGGCCCTCAGGGTGCCCTCCAGGGTGGCCTCGTAGGCCCGGCCCTGGATCTTCACCAGCTCATCGCCCTCCAGCAGCCCCGCCTCCTCAGCCACGCCGTCCGGCAGGATCTCGCGGATGACGATCTTCCCCTTCTCCACGACCCAGGAGCACTGGTCGTCCGAACCCGCATAGACCCACTGGTTGAGGGCGAAGGAGCCCAGGGCCAAGGTCAGGCACGCGAAGCTGATCCACAGCAGGCGCCATCGGATGCGTTTCAGATAGGGGTTCATGAAGCCTTTGTGGAAGAATGCCCAGATGGAGCGGAATTCTGGGAATGACAGGGCCTGCTGGGTTCTGGTCGGGGGAAGGCGGCGGCTGGGCCGGGCCTTGGCGGAAGATCTGGCCCGGGATCACGACCTGGTGCTGACCAGCTCAGAGCCCTGGACCGGGGAAGCCTGGGTGGATGGCTTGTCGAAGACGGGAAGGATCCGGACGCTCCAGTGGGATGCCGAGAGCCCGGACCTGGTTTCCCGCATGATGGCAGATCTGGACACGTTGGAGACGCAGGGCTGGGTTATTTCAGGAGCCGTGATTCTCGCCGGATCCTTCCCCGAGAACCCCTTCGGAACCTGGACAGCAGAGGCCCTGGAAGCCACCTGGCGCCTGAACCTGGGCTTCCCCTTCCTCTGCGCCCAGGCCCTCGCCCCGCGGATGTCGGAAGGCTCGTGCCTCCAGATTCTGCTCGACACCTCGATCCACCGCCCCTGGCTGCAGCGGCTGCCCTACAGCGCTGCCAAGGCCGGCCTGGCCAGCCTCGTGCCGGGCCTGGCCCAGCTGCTGGCGCCCGAGGTGCGGGTGGTGGGCCACGCCCTGGGCGTGCTGCTTCCCCAGGAGGGCAGCGATGCCGCCTGGCTGGGCAGCCGCACCCTGCTGAACCGCATCGGCGACCC contains these protein-coding regions:
- a CDS encoding NADP-dependent malic enzyme, which codes for MKKQEALDYHSMGRKGKIEVIATKPCSTARDLSLAYSPGVAEPCLAIEKDPELAYEYTAKGNLVAVLSNGTAVLGLGNLGALAGKPVMEGKGVLFKRFADIDVFDIEVDETDIDRFCQVARALEPTFGGINLEDIKAPECFEIETRLKKEMNIPVFHDDQHGTAIISTAALMNACEITGKKMPDLKVVFSGAGASAIACANMMIEAGVKLENLWLCDTKGLVYTGRTEGNNKYKDKFAKPSEWRTLADTIKDADVFVGCSSKGALTPEMLLSMAKNPIVFALANPDPEIDYPTAMATRKDIILATGRSDYPNQVNNVLGFPFIFRGALDVRASEINEPMKIAAAKALAALARQEVPESVSRAYAGQKFSFGPEYIIPKPFDPRVLLWVAPAVAQAAMDTGVARKPIADMKAYIERLEGLQGRSKDVIRSVVHRAKENPKRVVFPEGDHPLILQAVSQMVDEGICIPILLGEPAKIQAVAADHGIGIEGIEILDPGTVAWRQEAEEAFFDLRKRRGVTRTEAKRQIRRRIYFGAMMCRMGKADGMIAGLTMYYPDTIRPCLEVIGTRKGVKKVCGVYTMVLKNRVLFFSDTTMNIEPTGEELAEIAMLTSDLVKDTFNMEPKVAMLSFSSFGSVEHPLVRKVQKAVEIVKATRPELKCDGEMQADTALGEGILAENYPWVDLPGGPNVLIFPDLTSGNIGYKLVQRLAGAEVIGPITCGMAAPVHVLQRHSDLNDIIHLTALTVVEAQQKQK
- a CDS encoding SpoIIE family protein phosphatase — encoded protein: MNPYLKRIRWRLLWISFACLTLALGSFALNQWVYAGSDDQCSWVVEKGKIVIREILPDGVAEEAGLLEGDELVKIQGRAYEATLEGTLRAQRFINGKPEGAILIYTVKRQGRQILLPVRLVKPLDWVQLALLANGILAWAVSLLVVLSAPERKSSRHFFYLAATALLMSGAAISGNPPLVMLVLVTLMAGIASALLPPLWIHFFLRFPHPSEWRRHRRVLQAVYGTFALLALVQVLVRFWAIAGDGVLKTVAGTPPDGLLKLLLNAFGIVATPLYIAAALTGLGFFIAGAFKAPERLRRALLPSLIVTAAICLDLLAWTILQAKYGNSLLFRRQIFIFILPAPLIPISFAYAIFRHGLFDVQKVLLRWVSYMAILALTVAAYLGGLAWAFSHLSAIPPGWAGALIGILALPLGWALRRLLKGIRRRFRRDFSSTRDIALSAVREPRKRFSEEALVKSLRRALGEAFQPQLLEILRIEDRQILLPAAEASDREDRRIYFPPQPLRIPPGLLRLARENRELVLGLGSEEADWIRDQGGTARAHVDALEAQLLLLILAGDTPHSVVLLGGKYAELNYGREDRELLREVALAAGQVLETAVMHQRLVVQERLSQELETARRIQEGLVTSHVPPIPGFHVALRLEPALETGGDLLFVKRRPSGTWLAAVGDICGKGLAAALYMAQATALLEQAAQTENQKLEEILCSLDLTLRQLLGHRGFLTLILLEWDEAGNYRLARAGHPGALVLEESGEEGPREVLPHGRGLGLRPAGPGDWQVIEGVLPPRGWMVLYSDGLSEAMNREGELYGLGRLSSQLRRLWGTGSPRAACEAVFHDVAAFDTQNRDDRTLFILGREA
- a CDS encoding DUF4136 domain-containing protein — protein: MPWSLPILMAMAALGCASPKFAYDVDPAFQARSYATMAPDPRKDRILIREGMRPLNPELHLRAVCAELEGRKYRSAPAAEADLWVAVYVLTGGRPDGGGNHGAKGSPRSGGGEGHRGGGRGGPDGGGDPAGGRDGGSKGNFVVIVQIQDRRSGLQVWQGEANLDHREKGSDGRPLSIEAAVHQLLQPLPARP
- a CDS encoding SDR family oxidoreductase; the encoded protein is MERNSGNDRACWVLVGGRRRLGRALAEDLARDHDLVLTSSEPWTGEAWVDGLSKTGRIRTLQWDAESPDLVSRMMADLDTLETQGWVISGAVILAGSFPENPFGTWTAEALEATWRLNLGFPFLCAQALAPRMSEGSCLQILLDTSIHRPWLQRLPYSAAKAGLASLVPGLAQLLAPEVRVVGHALGVLLPQEGSDAAWLGSRTLLNRIGDPADLCRAVRFAADSPFLTGEILTQDGGRRWVDR
- a CDS encoding cysteine desulfurase family protein, encoding MDLIYLDHNATTALDSEAFEAMRPWFTERFGNASAAYALGHLSDGAVVAAREQAAALVGCTPAEVVFTSGGTESLNHAVKGVWEALPAKRHLVTTAVEHPALRALVVWWKGQGGEITDVGVDGEGRLDLAALEAAVRPDTALVAIMAANNETGVLFPVAEAARIAKARGALFLVDATQAAGKIPVDAVAWGADLLCLSGHKFHGPKGTGLLMIRRGVRLKPLMLGGSQERGRRGGTENVPGIVGLGKAAERARLGLPRMERVRQLRDGLEARLGEDIPELRIHGGGASRLPNTSLVGFAGLEGEALQLRLGEHGICVSTGSACSTGMREPSHVLRAMQVPEAYAIGTVRFSLGRDTTEGELAMVLDLLPGLVLALRENWSFKGHRR
- a CDS encoding SirB1 family protein; the encoded protein is MSLLDYLREDPDCRNLAEGAVHAVAPALDDPDPDQVSMQLNEWAFTLAGRMPLPWNTHKAIDALNHLLFEELGFDGDRDTYDDPLNALLPAVIARRKGLPISLSILWVDLARRMGFDAVGVGLPGHYIAALRTDFGLLCFDPFHKGRAVGEERGAELVQSATAGRVAFHRDMLHPATNRATLVRLVRNLHLRFMHAEDWEEALWTATHLILLDPGNPRAHKERAFIHLQRDEPGPALLDLREALRLSPDPDPEIQAWLAQIEQS
- a CDS encoding YheT family hydrolase, whose protein sequence is MLQLAPPPLPCRPPWWAASGHLQTILGNYLPGESPNHPSVPLHIALPDGDQLAARHYPGEEPILTLVFHGLGGDDQAHYVRRTVALARHLGHHVWTVNHRGCGAGRGLARRPYHSGSGDDLGAVFAAARQRHPGLRQLAIGYSLSANALLLNLGGGLPQPAAAPDAAIAVNPPVDLGACAESIHGGLSRLYELRFIRRCRQAIQQRVEDGLIPAAYRTWPLMSLREFDEAYTTKAGGFLNADDYYARCSARPHLPKITVPTVILMAKDDPFIPWRHALEPGPSSHVHLHLEAHGGHMGYLSRDVPGHRWLPYAVEHYARQLLG